In one Oscillospiraceae bacterium genomic region, the following are encoded:
- a CDS encoding heparinase II/III family protein, giving the protein MLKKAVSFLLAVMISAAALCIPRPLLSCAASDEPLKTRATFYTDEMVINARENAKKYSWAKSAVDSTVNSADYYLSKYSLEDLWALIPSQKVFRSYGVNQTYGCLNCGNLIDKFGNYPYKYDVVNDPWKITCPNCGMKFPTNDFGAYYKSGLDANGIFDPSKADRSLLKNTLYPEKGETWGVDDGTGYVAPDGKKYFFIAYYTHWALWESLIPNLIQTFSLAYLYTGKQVYADAGIVMLSRIGDLYPSFTLSDQKWADGYRHSGGDHGKIIGSIWETGLVDYFLKAYDGLFHGFPAMGDKALSLLESKSTKIQTYKDIMVNIENGLFKEVFPEVKSGNIHGNNGMHQYTLALAAVILDDRTLSKVWLDYCFAPGGYGNLSVTFVNDVDRDGFGNEASPGYNGGWINNFISIADLLDGYVINGTQQSYSLYDNVKFRKMFDSMLNLQTTKYFTPAIGDAASTGIRYTAQSSDILLKAYLRYSDVSYAQKLYYMLGGDVKKLKLTIWDENPEAIGSEIENAVRLNGEYQLSEQNLTGYGFASLRNIYNAFEKTAEALYTTVYSNKFSVINARIQTGLSRTETQLVFVPKRVNQLISFGFYLNNTEAPYTLSADSENSSGVFDVYFDGQLIANNMNFTDSTLISDKIYTCTGYHVISFGASAKDSKLAITSLSFGKHTDEKKQTAKNTETASYMYYGRNTGHGHADTLNIGLYAYGIDLMPDLGYPEFCDGTPHQVYWVENTVSHNTVLVNDRRGTMQIVAQPYSFDSNDFVDLISVGAPRVYPVTSEYKRTTALIRYDDDISYLVDFFKVTGGTKQTYSFHPAQSSAVVTSGVELVPQTDEKGEYIGTLAGRDVKWGSGNSESGYQYLDKVRRDDSPDEKKVEFDWSIIDTRNYSMLKNIHLKLTSFGDFSSVILANGTPPRNKSGNPSGLDYVLLNREKDDGLDTMFTSIIQPYRNSAYIVSSSLCEIRLFGKIVTGEDIKAIKLTFKNGRTDYIVCSSDEAHTYQIDGLFYFRGFFAVYSVRGTESVVYTNMAKINADTSPLKITGTVRAFTKELSFDNSITVSLNSDIDPAKLSGKYICIGNDSIRNSSYKILSAKRVQDENGANYILDIGDITLIRQYNDLKDLSKGFYYDISAGRTAWIPLSGLKGNYEFLCSRECDPVEYVIPSNKLRASASPGEKAANIYIVNTQIKNLFESPEYSISIDPGYSEGRMFTLNGKTLYTSDEFKPGLSAYNVLFNIEYKGNTYRREIYLFTADNDSPYTVMPEGLTLYESYENSEQCILINPQQLPERINFFYVGLASFCSAAILFGTFFFLRKRRD; this is encoded by the coding sequence ATGCTGAAGAAAGCTGTCTCTTTTCTTCTCGCCGTGATGATATCGGCCGCGGCATTATGCATTCCGCGGCCTCTTTTGTCTTGCGCAGCTTCCGATGAACCGCTTAAAACGCGCGCGACCTTCTATACAGACGAAATGGTTATAAACGCAAGAGAAAATGCCAAAAAGTATTCGTGGGCAAAATCAGCCGTGGATTCTACGGTAAATTCGGCGGATTATTATCTTTCGAAGTATTCACTGGAAGACCTGTGGGCTCTTATCCCAAGCCAGAAGGTATTCAGATCCTACGGGGTAAATCAAACCTACGGGTGTTTAAACTGCGGAAATTTAATCGATAAATTCGGCAATTATCCGTATAAATACGACGTTGTGAACGATCCCTGGAAGATCACCTGCCCTAACTGCGGTATGAAATTCCCGACAAACGATTTCGGAGCTTATTACAAATCAGGGCTTGACGCAAACGGCATTTTCGATCCTTCAAAAGCCGACCGCTCCTTACTTAAAAATACACTTTATCCTGAAAAAGGCGAAACCTGGGGAGTTGACGACGGCACGGGCTATGTCGCACCGGACGGAAAGAAATACTTTTTTATCGCATACTATACTCACTGGGCGTTATGGGAGAGCCTTATTCCCAATCTTATTCAAACCTTCAGTCTTGCTTACCTCTATACCGGAAAGCAAGTCTATGCCGACGCGGGCATTGTTATGCTAAGCCGCATTGGAGACCTTTATCCTTCCTTCACGCTCTCCGATCAGAAATGGGCCGACGGTTATCGGCACAGCGGCGGAGACCATGGCAAGATTATCGGCAGCATATGGGAAACCGGTCTTGTCGATTACTTCCTGAAGGCCTATGACGGTCTTTTTCACGGCTTTCCCGCAATGGGAGACAAGGCGTTAAGCCTGCTTGAATCAAAAAGCACAAAAATCCAAACCTATAAAGACATAATGGTCAACATTGAAAACGGACTTTTTAAAGAGGTTTTCCCCGAGGTAAAGTCCGGAAACATTCACGGCAACAACGGTATGCACCAGTATACGCTTGCCCTCGCGGCGGTGATCCTCGACGACAGAACGCTTTCAAAGGTATGGCTTGATTATTGCTTCGCTCCGGGCGGCTACGGAAATCTCAGCGTGACTTTTGTCAACGATGTCGACCGCGACGGCTTTGGGAACGAGGCCTCTCCGGGATACAACGGCGGGTGGATAAATAATTTTATAAGTATTGCCGATCTCCTTGACGGATATGTTATAAACGGCACACAGCAAAGCTATTCTCTATATGATAACGTAAAATTCCGCAAAATGTTTGATTCCATGCTAAATCTTCAGACGACCAAATACTTTACTCCCGCCATCGGCGACGCGGCCTCCACCGGGATACGTTATACCGCCCAATCCTCGGACATTCTTTTAAAGGCATATCTGCGTTATTCGGACGTGTCATACGCTCAAAAGCTGTACTATATGCTTGGCGGCGACGTCAAAAAATTAAAGCTTACTATATGGGACGAGAATCCCGAGGCGATCGGATCGGAGATCGAAAATGCCGTCAGGCTAAACGGTGAATATCAGCTTTCAGAGCAGAACCTTACCGGATACGGCTTCGCCTCATTGCGCAATATATACAATGCCTTTGAAAAAACCGCCGAAGCTCTTTATACCACGGTATATTCAAACAAGTTTTCGGTCATAAACGCAAGGATACAAACGGGATTAAGCCGTACTGAAACGCAGCTTGTATTCGTTCCGAAACGCGTTAATCAGCTCATCTCCTTCGGCTTTTATCTCAACAATACCGAAGCTCCATATACGCTTTCAGCCGACTCTGAAAACTCGTCCGGCGTGTTTGACGTATATTTCGACGGTCAGCTCATAGCAAACAATATGAACTTCACGGACAGCACTCTTATTTCTGATAAAATATATACCTGCACCGGTTATCATGTAATCTCCTTCGGCGCGAGCGCAAAGGATTCAAAGCTTGCGATCACCTCGCTGAGCTTCGGCAAGCATACCGACGAGAAAAAGCAAACCGCAAAGAACACAGAAACCGCGTCATATATGTACTACGGGCGCAACACCGGTCACGGTCACGCCGATACGCTCAATATCGGGCTTTACGCGTACGGTATTGATTTAATGCCAGATCTGGGATATCCTGAATTCTGCGACGGAACGCCTCATCAGGTTTATTGGGTTGAGAATACGGTAAGTCACAATACCGTGCTCGTCAACGACCGCAGAGGCACAATGCAGATTGTCGCGCAGCCATACAGCTTTGACTCAAACGATTTTGTCGACCTGATAAGCGTCGGTGCTCCGCGTGTTTATCCCGTCACCTCCGAATACAAGCGTACCACCGCCCTGATAAGATATGACGACGATATTTCTTATCTCGTCGATTTCTTCAAGGTCACCGGCGGCACAAAACAGACCTACAGCTTTCACCCGGCACAGTCAAGCGCTGTCGTCACTTCCGGCGTCGAGCTTGTTCCTCAGACAGACGAAAAAGGTGAATATATAGGCACGCTCGCCGGACGCGACGTGAAATGGGGCAGCGGTAATTCTGAAAGCGGATACCAATACCTTGACAAGGTGCGCAGAGACGATAGCCCCGATGAAAAAAAGGTCGAATTCGACTGGTCAATAATCGATACGCGGAATTACTCTATGTTGAAAAACATCCACCTTAAGCTGACCTCCTTCGGCGATTTTTCCTCTGTCATACTCGCCAACGGCACGCCGCCGCGCAATAAATCAGGCAACCCGTCCGGACTCGATTACGTATTGCTGAACCGCGAAAAAGACGATGGTCTCGATACAATGTTTACTTCAATCATTCAGCCATACAGAAATTCGGCTTATATTGTTTCTTCTTCCCTATGTGAGATACGCCTTTTCGGTAAAATTGTGACCGGCGAGGATATAAAGGCAATAAAGCTGACCTTTAAAAACGGCCGCACGGACTATATCGTCTGCTCATCCGACGAAGCTCATACATACCAAATAGACGGCTTGTTCTACTTCAGGGGCTTTTTTGCCGTCTACAGTGTCAGAGGAACCGAAAGCGTTGTTTATACAAACATGGCGAAAATCAATGCCGATACCAGCCCTTTAAAAATTACAGGAACGGTCAGGGCTTTTACAAAGGAGCTGTCCTTTGACAATTCGATCACGGTTTCGCTCAACTCCGATATCGATCCTGCCAAGCTTTCCGGAAAATATATCTGCATCGGTAACGACAGCATCCGGAACTCGTCATATAAAATTCTCTCCGCAAAACGCGTTCAGGACGAGAACGGCGCGAATTATATTCTGGATATCGGTGATATCACTCTTATAAGGCAGTATAATGATTTAAAAGATCTGTCAAAAGGGTTTTATTATGATATATCCGCCGGACGTACCGCCTGGATCCCTCTTTCGGGGCTTAAAGGAAATTACGAATTTCTTTGCTCGCGCGAATGCGATCCGGTCGAGTATGTAATACCCTCAAACAAGCTCAGGGCCTCCGCCTCGCCAGGCGAAAAAGCCGCGAATATATACATAGTCAACACTCAGATCAAAAACCTTTTCGAATCGCCCGAATACTCGATTTCCATTGATCCCGGCTATTCGGAAGGACGAATGTTTACGCTCAACGGTAAAACGCTATATACCTCCGATGAGTTCAAGCCGGGGCTTTCCGCATACAATGTGCTTTTCAACATCGAATACAAGGGAAATACATACCGGCGCGAGATTTATCTTTTCACAGCCGACAACGATTCGCCCTATACCGTTATGCCCGAAGGTCTGACGCTTTACGAAAGCTATGAGAATTCTGAGCAATGTATCCTGATAAATCCACAGCAGCTTCCTGAAAGAATCAATTTCTTTTATGTCGGGCTTGCTTCGTTCTGCTCCGCGGCGATCCTTTTCGGGACTTTCTTTTTTCTTAGGAAACGCCGGGATTGA
- a CDS encoding glutamate-5-semialdehyde dehydrogenase produces MTGNIDQIEKSLCKMASEARSAAGFLSSVSGEMKNRALVSIAEALITNAGAILAENKKDLELAEGNIKPSMLDRLRLTSERIEAISASVKKVVALPDPTGLSDGWTRPNGLKIERRRVGLGVVAIICESRPNVTADASVLCLKASDAVILRGGKEALNTNRMIVSTIRTALEQCGFPRGCVQLIDSADREYTLKLLRMSGQIDLAIPRGGAGLINFVKENSRVPVIETGAGNCHIYVHEDADQEKAINILINAKTQRPSVCNSAEGLVVHSSIAASFLPKAAEALQQKGVEIRADGRACTFINDPKIVKATEEDFYTEYDDLIISVKVVDSLQEAIGFINEHNTKHSEAIITESLSASDEFSAKIDAACVYTNASTRFTDGEEFGFGAEIGISTGKLHARGPMGLNELTCVKYVITGNGQIRK; encoded by the coding sequence ATGACCGGAAATATTGATCAAATAGAAAAATCACTCTGTAAAATGGCTTCAGAGGCGCGCTCTGCCGCCGGATTTCTTTCATCCGTTTCCGGAGAAATGAAAAACCGCGCTCTTGTTTCAATCGCCGAGGCCTTGATAACAAACGCCGGAGCAATACTTGCCGAAAATAAAAAAGATCTTGAGCTTGCCGAAGGAAATATAAAGCCTTCCATGCTCGACCGGCTGAGGCTTACGAGCGAAAGAATAGAAGCGATTTCCGCTTCTGTAAAAAAGGTCGTCGCCCTGCCGGATCCGACGGGTCTTTCCGACGGCTGGACGCGTCCCAACGGGCTTAAAATAGAACGCAGGCGTGTAGGGCTCGGAGTTGTGGCGATCATTTGCGAATCGCGCCCTAATGTAACCGCAGACGCCTCGGTCCTCTGTCTTAAAGCTTCTGACGCCGTAATCCTGCGCGGAGGAAAGGAAGCCCTTAATACAAACCGCATGATTGTTTCCACTATCCGCACCGCTCTGGAGCAGTGCGGCTTTCCGCGCGGCTGCGTTCAGCTTATTGACAGCGCGGACCGGGAATATACGTTAAAGCTTCTCCGTATGAGCGGCCAGATTGACCTCGCCATTCCGCGCGGAGGCGCAGGCCTTATTAATTTCGTCAAAGAAAATTCGCGTGTTCCGGTGATAGAGACCGGAGCGGGAAACTGTCATATATATGTTCATGAGGATGCTGATCAAGAAAAAGCAATCAACATTCTGATCAACGCCAAAACCCAGCGCCCGTCTGTATGCAATTCAGCCGAGGGGCTCGTCGTTCATTCCTCGATTGCCGCTTCCTTCCTCCCAAAGGCAGCGGAAGCTTTACAGCAAAAGGGCGTGGAAATACGCGCCGACGGACGCGCATGTACGTTTATTAACGATCCGAAAATCGTAAAAGCGACCGAAGAGGATTTTTATACGGAATATGATGACCTGATCATATCCGTAAAGGTCGTTGACTCCCTTCAAGAAGCAATCGGGTTTATAAACGAACACAATACCAAGCACAGTGAAGCGATAATAACCGAGTCACTCTCCGCTTCCGATGAATTTTCCGCAAAAATCGACGCCGCATGCGTGTATACAAACGCAAGCACGCGTTTCACCGACGGCGAGGAATTCGGCTTCGGCGCGGAAATAGGAATATCCACCGGTAAACTCCATGCGAGAGGTCCTATGGGCTTGAACGAACTGACCTGCGTCAAATATGTGATTACCGGAAACGGACAAATAAGGAAATAA
- the serS gene encoding serine--tRNA ligase produces the protein MLDIRFIKENAEYVKRRLLTRNKDYGAEIDLLLSLDTERRALISDTETKKAKQNTISKQIPALKKAGEDTDRIFAEMKELSDECKADTDRISEIDAKIEDILLFIPNLPDESVPVGPDDSANVVVRSWGEPTKFAYEPKAHWDIGAELSILDPDTAAKITGARFHVYKGQGARLERSIVNFFLDTHTANGYTEIFPPYMVNRASMRGTGQLPKFEEDAFKVAGTDYFLIPTAEVPVTNMHRKEILSGDRLPIKYCAYTACFRAEAGSAGRDTRGLIRQHQFNKVELVKFCEPECSYDELESLTRDASALLEALGLPYRVSLLSTGDMGFSSAKTYDLEVWMPSYNRYVEISSCSNFVDYQARRAEIKYKKDIKDKTRLVHTLNGSGLAIGRTVAAILENYQNPDGTVTVPEVLRRYMGTDKIVKN, from the coding sequence ATGTTAGACATCAGATTTATTAAAGAAAACGCGGAATATGTGAAGCGTCGCCTTCTTACCCGTAATAAGGATTACGGAGCGGAAATTGATCTTTTACTTTCGCTTGATACTGAGCGGCGTGCGCTTATATCTGACACCGAAACAAAAAAGGCAAAACAAAACACTATTTCAAAGCAGATACCAGCTTTGAAAAAGGCTGGCGAAGATACAGACCGGATATTCGCCGAAATGAAGGAGCTCTCTGACGAATGCAAGGCTGATACTGACAGGATTTCCGAAATAGACGCAAAAATCGAAGATATCTTGCTCTTCATACCTAATCTTCCCGATGAAAGCGTTCCTGTCGGTCCGGACGACAGCGCCAATGTTGTTGTCAGATCATGGGGAGAGCCTACTAAATTTGCTTACGAGCCGAAAGCGCACTGGGACATAGGCGCGGAGCTTTCCATTCTTGATCCTGATACCGCCGCAAAGATAACCGGCGCCAGATTCCATGTTTACAAGGGACAGGGCGCCAGGCTTGAACGCAGCATAGTGAATTTCTTTCTTGATACACACACCGCCAACGGTTATACTGAAATATTCCCTCCGTATATGGTTAATCGCGCCTCAATGCGCGGAACAGGACAGCTTCCAAAGTTTGAGGAGGATGCCTTTAAGGTCGCGGGCACCGATTATTTCCTTATACCGACCGCCGAAGTCCCCGTTACGAATATGCACCGCAAGGAAATTCTCTCCGGAGACAGGCTTCCCATCAAATATTGTGCTTATACCGCTTGTTTCCGCGCGGAAGCCGGCAGCGCAGGACGCGATACGCGCGGTCTTATCCGCCAGCATCAATTCAACAAGGTTGAGCTCGTGAAATTCTGTGAGCCCGAATGCTCTTACGACGAGCTTGAAAGCCTCACCCGCGATGCTTCCGCTCTGCTTGAAGCGCTTGGATTGCCTTACAGAGTGTCTCTGCTCAGTACGGGAGATATGGGCTTTTCATCCGCCAAAACATATGATCTTGAGGTTTGGATGCCATCCTACAACAGATATGTGGAAATTTCCTCATGCTCTAATTTCGTCGATTATCAAGCCAGAAGAGCTGAGATCAAATATAAAAAAGATATCAAGGACAAAACAAGGCTCGTTCACACTCTCAATGGTTCGGGACTTGCCATCGGACGCACGGTTGCCGCTATTCTTGAAAATTATCAGAATCCCGACGGTACCGTTACTGTTCCGGAAGTTCTCCGCCGGTATATGGGAACCGATAAGATAGTCAAAAATTAA